Proteins encoded together in one Acidobacteriota bacterium window:
- a CDS encoding NUDIX domain-containing protein — protein sequence MSAIVEFGTRVGGVDYRLRLGGYVVLRNDVGDVAILETRSGTFLPGGGQEGDETPELAAMRESLEECGFVVRLGDLVGVADELVFGEAERAHFRKRCTFFKAVVVDRAAGVVPEHTVSWVPPEEAVARLSHGSQRWAVTRVCHPD from the coding sequence TGGGGGGTGTCGACTACCGGCTGCGGCTCGGCGGCTACGTCGTGCTCCGGAACGACGTCGGAGACGTCGCCATCCTCGAGACCCGGAGCGGGACGTTCCTTCCGGGCGGCGGCCAGGAGGGGGACGAGACGCCGGAGCTCGCCGCGATGCGGGAGTCGCTCGAGGAGTGCGGCTTCGTCGTGCGCCTGGGCGATCTCGTCGGGGTCGCGGACGAGCTGGTATTCGGCGAGGCGGAGCGCGCCCACTTCCGGAAGCGGTGCACGTTCTTCAAGGCGGTCGTCGTCGATCGCGCCGCGGGGGTCGTTCCGGAGCACACCGTATCGTGGGTCCCCCCCGAGGAGGCCGTCGCGCGTCTTTCCCACGGCAGCCAGAGGTGGGCGGTGACGCGGGTGTGCCATCCCGACTGA